One Desulfatitalea tepidiphila genomic window, GGCCCAGTTCGAGGGAGGTGCGCCCGATGACCGCTTCACGATCATATCCCATGCGCCTACAAAAATTGTCGTTGAGATAGACGAAACGGTAATCGTTCCGCCGCGTGATCAGAATGGAATAGGGCGCCCCATCGAGGATTTTGCGATAGTTTTCCTCGCTCTCCTGCAGGGCCTTCTGAAAGGCCTTTATCGTGGTCAAATCGACGGAAGAAGTAAGCAAACACGCTTCGCCTTTGTAATGAATCGGCGTGATGGAAATCAAATTGTCTTTGATGCCGCCGTCCTTGCCGCGAAGCTGCATCTCCATGCTGCGAATCCGGCCGTGCCGGGCCAGCTCATCGAGCAGGCGCTGCCGCGCAGCGGCATCGATATACATATTGAGCGACAGGACCGTGCGGCCCATCACCTCCTCCCGGCGATAGCCGGTGTGCTGGGTAAAAGCCTCGTTGACCTCGACGTAGCAAGAATCCGACGCCCGCAGGATCCCCATTGCAATGGGCGTCGATTGGATCACCTTGCGGTAGCTCGCTTCGCTCTCGCGCAGGGCGCGTTGGGCAGCTTTCAATTCACTGATATCCACGGTGACGGACAGGATGCACGCTTCGCCCTTGTAGCGCATGGGCGTCATGGAGATCAGGCTTTCAAGCGTGCGCCCGTCCCTGCTTCGGAAACGGACCTCCATGCCCTCCACCTTTCCGTCGCGGTGGAACCTTTCCATCAAACGTTCGCGGTCGGCCGGGTTTTCGTACAAATTGAGCTGCTCGGCCGTACGCCCGATGGTCTGTTCCGGCGTATGGCCGGTGCGTCGGTAGAATGCGGCATTGGCCTGCACATAGGTGCCGTCCGAGAGGCGCGACACCACGATCGTATAGGGAGCGGTCTCCAGGGTCGAGCGGTAGCTCTCCTCGCTCTCCTTAAGAGCCTCCTGGGCGGCCTTGAGATCGTTGATCAGAGTGGAGACCGCCAGCACGCACGCCTCACCTTTGAATTGCATCACCCTGGCCGAAGTCAAGGCGTTCAGAACGGTGCCATCCTTGGCCCGGTAGCCGACCTCCATGCCTTGAACCTGCCCATGCGCCAGCAGGTCGGCGATCAGCTTTTCGCGTTCGGCCGGATCGACATAGAGGTCCAATTCAAGGGGGCTTTTTCCCACGGTTTCGTCACGGGTATAACCAGTCTGCTGATAGAAGGCCTCGCTGACCTCCAGGTACTTGCCGTCGGACACCCGGGTCAAGCTGATAGCATCTGGCGCCAATTCAAGCACCTGGCGGTAGCTCTCCTCGCTGTCACGCAGGGCCTGCTGCGCTCGCTTGAGAGATGCAATCTCCGTGGAGACAAACAGAAAGCACGGTTTGTTTTTGAACTGAATGCGGCGACCCGACACCAGGTTTTCCAGAACCGTCCCATCCTTGGATCGAAATTGCACTTCCAGGCCGTCCATGGAGTCACGCCGCATGGCCTCGAGGAACTGCAGCCGTTCCTCGGGCACGGCGAAAAGTTTCAACGCTTCGGGGGTGCGTCCGACGACCTCATCCGGGCGGTATCCCGTTTTCTCGAAGAAGGCTTTGTTGGCCGCCACGTATCGGCCGGTGCCGACCTCGTTGATGGTGATGGCGTCCGGCGAGAGGTCCATGATGCTGCGATAACTCTCTTCGCTCTCACGAAGCGCCCGCTCCATATCGAGCTGCTCGGTGCGATCCCTGGAAATGCCGAAAAAACCGATAGGTTCACCGGACGGCTGCCGCAGCAGGGAGACCGAAATTTCATGGATGCGCAACGCCCCGTCCGGATGGATGATGTCGCATTCGATGCCTTTGGCAGGCCTGCCCGTAAGATAGACCTGATTGAAGATGCCGAAGATCGTTTTGGCGGTATCCACTGCCATGTAGGTCTGGTAGTTCGTGCCGATCAATTCGTCGACCGAGCGGCCCAGGTGCGCGCTGGCGGCCGGGTTGACATAGGTAAAATGGCCGGTCAGATCCGTCTCGTAATATCCCTCTTCCATTTGATCCAGGATATTGCGATATTTTTTTTCTTCCGGGCTCGGCGCATCATGATGCGTCGTTGTCACGATTCCGACCTCCTTCCTGAACGGCATCCCATTGGTAAAAATACAATTGAACACCCAACGCATTCAAATTTTCATTTAACACTCCTTGATTTGGGAATACAAGCCGTTCCATGGCGATTCAGCAGTTCTAACTGAATGCGATTCATTATACCCGACGTGGGTGGAACAGGTGGCCGATGCCACACGCCAAGCGGTCAAGTGCCGGTAACATGCACGGCGGGCGGCCCGGAAACTCGCTGCGCTCAAACAGTCTGGGCCGCTTGTCC contains:
- a CDS encoding PAS domain-containing protein produces the protein MTTTHHDAPSPEEKKYRNILDQMEEGYYETDLTGHFTYVNPAASAHLGRSVDELIGTNYQTYMAVDTAKTIFGIFNQVYLTGRPAKGIECDIIHPDGALRIHEISVSLLRQPSGEPIGFFGISRDRTEQLDMERALRESEESYRSIMDLSPDAITINEVGTGRYVAANKAFFEKTGYRPDEVVGRTPEALKLFAVPEERLQFLEAMRRDSMDGLEVQFRSKDGTVLENLVSGRRIQFKNKPCFLFVSTEIASLKRAQQALRDSEESYRQVLELAPDAISLTRVSDGKYLEVSEAFYQQTGYTRDETVGKSPLELDLYVDPAEREKLIADLLAHGQVQGMEVGYRAKDGTVLNALTSARVMQFKGEACVLAVSTLINDLKAAQEALKESEESYRSTLETAPYTIVVSRLSDGTYVQANAAFYRRTGHTPEQTIGRTAEQLNLYENPADRERLMERFHRDGKVEGMEVRFRSRDGRTLESLISMTPMRYKGEACILSVTVDISELKAAQRALRESEASYRKVIQSTPIAMGILRASDSCYVEVNEAFTQHTGYRREEVMGRTVLSLNMYIDAAARQRLLDELARHGRIRSMEMQLRGKDGGIKDNLISITPIHYKGEACLLTSSVDLTTIKAFQKALQESEENYRKILDGAPYSILITRRNDYRFVYLNDNFCRRMGYDREAVIGRTSLELGLYVNPDDRRLYFKTFEAEGRVDGMEIDFRTKSGEVFTNLMSGLPIRFDGQDCLLSMAVDITGRKRAERELEKYRQHLEEMVRERTQALEAAQAELVKNEKLAVLGQLTATVSHELRNPLGVIRSSNFYLHRKIKEKDAKIDKHLKRIDDQVSMCDAIVADLLEYTRGRNASMVKEALTPWLAQVIQQLKESEGMAIAADLGTDLPAVPHDREKMRRVIINVLDNAIQAVRAREQAEKAAGAPYVPEIRLAATVEKDGVMIQVTDNGTGMEEETLQRAFEPLFTTRARGTGIGLANVKKIVEEHRGSVSLTSNPGEGTQISIALPFGEN